In one Gossypium hirsutum isolate 1008001.06 chromosome D09, Gossypium_hirsutum_v2.1, whole genome shotgun sequence genomic region, the following are encoded:
- the LOC107891943 gene encoding enhancer of mRNA-decapping protein 4 — protein MASNPNPQPQSGGGGSGGFDLNKLFKPSSSPMLQHQHLQNVNVTATSPSPTPSPNTSNLTTSPSFPAQSSTPPPPPYLTPSSSYPPPTGPYPFHHYLPYPPPPQPQHPLHPHPNPTGPIPYHPQPQLPTPPTSGNDILMAFFGTQAQSLAPAPVPSAPPLNMTVTPSAPSPSPSPARLLSSKVPKGRHLSGTNLLYDIHVRLPSEVQPQLEVTPITKYASDPGLVLGRQIAVNRNYICYGLKLGNIRILNINTALRSLLRGHTQRVTDMAFFAEDVHLLASASVDGRVFVWRINEGPDDEDKPQIFGKVVIALQIVGQESSKHPRVCWHPHKQEILMVAIGNRILKIDTIKVGKLDGFSAEEPLNFSVDKLIDGVQFVGKHDGEITELSMCQWLTTRIASASVDGTVKIWEDRKPIPLAVLRPHDGHPVYSATFLTAPHRPDHIVLITGGPLNREVKIWASSGEEGWLLPSDGESWQCMQTLELRCSAESEVDNAFFNQVLALPHAGLFLLANAKKNAIYAVHIEYGHNPAATCMDYIAEFTVTMPILSLTGTSDSLPGGEYTVQVYCVQTQAIQQYALDLSQCLPPPLENTDLDKTDSNVAHVSDAMNSDGSASQELSHGYKPTEKTINYSSSESAAMASCPQNVASSEVTFISESAVSGMEIKPSALLSGSSAENVHIATPPLPLSPRLSWKSSGFGNPSSVDHVNRSAPDHSVDHKVDTVRENNVEVPYAGESLQKGEDIAVFKHPTHLVTPSEILSTVSSLTENAQISQAINEGEAAIKDVVKNDAESVEVEVDVLGETKYSQVSRTTVGDNKEKAFYSQASDLGIQMARDFCVESYGIEGAQQANHLGVLVQADRLTNAGDGGDQNVIKNAPPKVGETDTAITGSPSPASAKGKKQKKKNSQVSVPSSPSASPYNSTDSSNEPGCSSGALSADANFPQLLAMRDMLEQSLSVQKEMQKQMNAIVSAPVNKEGKRLEASLGRSIEKAVKANTDALWARIKDENAKQEKLERDRMQQITNLITNCLNKDLPAMFEKSLKKEIAAVGPVVARAISPTLEKSISSAITESFQKGIGERAVNHLEKSVSSKLEATVARQIQAQFQTTGKQALQDALRSSLETSVIPAFEMSCKSMFEQIDVTFHKGLIEHTGTAQQQFENSHSSLAAALQEAIKSATSITQTLSGELANAQRNLLAIAAAGGNSNAGNPLVSQLSNGPLTHLHEMPEAHLDPTKELARLIAEKKYEEAFTSALHRSDVSIVSWLCSQVNLQGILSMKPCPLSQGVLLALFQQLACDINKETSRKLVWMTDVAVAIIPSDPTIAMHVVSIFRQVSQIVDHLQSMSTTSASETASIRVLKFVINSVLNCK, from the exons ATGGCTTCAAATCCCAATCCTCAACCGCAAAGTGGCGGTGGTGGCAGCGGTGGGTTTGATTTGAACAAGCTGTTTAAACCCAGTTCTAGCCCTATGTTGCAGCACCAGCATCTTCAGAACGTGAACGTGACAGCAACTTCTCCAAGTCCAACTCCAAGTCCTAACACTTCAAACCTTACTACATCCCCATCTTTCCCAGCCCAATCCTCAACGCCGCCTCCACCGCCCTATTTGACGCCTTCTTCCTCTTACCCTCCGCCTACTGGGCCTTACCCTTTCCACCACTACCTTCCTTACCCTCCTCCTCCTCAACCCCAACACCCTTTGCATCCTCATCCTAATCCTACTGGACCCATTCCTTATCATCCCCAACCCCAACTCCCCACCCCTCCTACTTCCGGAAACGACATTTTGATGGCCTTCTTTGGCACTCAAGCTCAGTCACTAGCTCCTGCTCCTGTCCCTTCTGCCCCGCCTCTTAATATGACTGTCACCCCATCTGCTCCTTCGCCCTCTCCCTCACCTGCCCGACTGTTGAGCAGCAAGGTCCCGAAGGGCAGGCATCTCTCTGGGACCAATCTCCTTTACGATATTCATGTCAGGCTACCCAGTGAAGTACAACCCCAACTTGAGGTCACTCCCATTACCAAGTACGCATCTGATCCTGGCCTTGTTCTTGGTCGTCAGATTGCTGTTAATAGGAATTACATTTGCTATGGTCTCAAGCTTGGGAATATACGTATCCTCAACATCAACACTGCCCTCCGGTCCTTGCTTCGTGGCCACACTCAG AGAGTAACAGATATGGCTTTTTTTGCTGAGGATGTCCACCTTTTGGCCAG TGCAAGTGTTGATGGCCGGGTTTTTGTATGGAGGATCAATGAGGGACCTGATGATGAAGATAAGCCGCAAATTTTTGGCAAAGTTGTTATTGCCCTTCAGATCGTAGGGCAAGAATCATCAAAACATCCACGAGTCTGCTGGCATCCTCACAAACAA GAGATTTTGATGGTTGCTATCGGAAATCGTATCCTGAAAATTGATACAATCAAAGTTGGAAAACTTGATGGATTTTCAGCAGAGGAACCTCTTAATTTCTCTGTTGATAAGCTTATTGATGGGGTTCAGTTTGTTGGCAAACATGATGGTGAGATTACTGAGTTGTCAATGTGCCAATGGTTGACTACCCGTATAGCTTCAGCTTCAGTAGATGGCACG GTGAAAATTTGGGAAGATCGTAAGCCCATACCACTTGCAGTGTTGAGGCCACATGATGGACATCCTGTTTACTCGGCAACATTCTTGACTGCCCCACATCGCCCTGATCATATTGTTCTTATCACAGGA GGCCCACTAAACCGTGAAGTGAAGATATGGGCCTCTTCAGGTGAAGAGGGCTGGTTGTTGCCCAGTGATGGTGAATCATGGCAGTGTATGCAGACATTGGAATTGAGGTGTTCTGCTGAGTCTGAGGTTGACAATGCATTCTTTAATCAAGTTTTGGCACTGCCCCATGCAGGCCTGTTTCTGCTTGCAAATGCCAAGAAGAATGCTATATATGCTGTACACATAGAATATGGGCATAATCCTGCAGCTACCTGCATGGATTACATAGCTGAATTCACTGTCACAATGCCTATATTGAGTCTCACGGGAACAAGTGATAGTTTGCCAGGTGGAGAATATACTGTCCAAGTCTACTGTGTTCAAACACAGGCTATTCAGCAATATGCTTTGGACTTGTCTCAGTGCCTACCACCACCCCTGGAAAACACAGACTTGGATAAAACTGATTCTAATGTTGCTCATGTTTCTGATGCCATGAACTCTGATGGTTCTGCTTCTCAGGAATTATCTCATGGATATAAACCAACTGAGAAGACTATAAACTACAGTAGCTCTGAAAGCGCTGCCATGGCGAGCTGTCCACAAAACGTAGCTTCTTCAGAGGTTACATTCATATCTGAGAGTGCTGTGTCTGGCATGGAAATTAAGCCAAGTGCTTTGCTGTCTGGTAGTAGTGCTGAAAATGTGCACATTGCAACACCTCCACTTCCATTAAGTCCAAGGTTATCATGGAAGTCTTCTGGTTTTGGAAATCCATCAAGTGTTGATCATGTTAACCGCTCAGCACCTGATCATTCTGTTGATCACAAAGTAGACACGGTTAGAGAGAATAATGTTGAAGTGCCCTACGCAGGTGAGAGCTTGCAGAAAGGTGAAGATATTGCAGTGTTCAAACATCCAACCCATCTGGTAACACCATCAGAGATATTGTCTACCGTGTCTTCATTGACAGAAAATGCACAAATCAGTCAGGCTATTAATGAGGGTGAGGCAGCAATCAAAGATGTGGTCAAGAATGATGCTGAAAGCGTAGAGGTAGAAGTTGATGTTCTTGGTGAGACTAAATATTCACAAGTCTCTCGTACTACAGTTGGAGATAACAAAGAAAAGGCCTTCTACTCACAGGCATCAGATCTTGGCATTCAGATGGCTAGAGATTTTTGTGTAGAAAGTTATGGCATTGAGGGAGCTCAACAAGCTAATCACTTGGGTGTTTTGGTTCAAGCAGATAGACTAACTAATGCTGGTGATGGGGGTGACCagaatgtgattaaaaatgcccCTCCAAAGGTTGGTGAAACAGACACTGCCATCACTGGTTCCCCATCTCCAGCTTCTGCTAAAGGGAAAAAGCAGAAGAAGAAAAATTCTCAAGTATCTGTCCCATCTTCCCCTTCAGCTAGCCCATATAATTCCACGGATTCATCTAATGAACCAGGTTGCAGTTCTGGGGCTCTGTCAGCTGATGCTAATTTCCCCCAATTGCTGGCCATGCGGGATATGCTTGAGCAg TCCCTTAGCGTGCAGAAGGAAATGCAGAAGCAGATGAATGCAATTGTCTCTGCTCCTGTtaacaaagaagggaaaagacTGGAAGCATCCTTGGGCAGGAGCATTGAGAAAGCTGTAAAGGCAAACACAGATGCTTTGTGGGCCCGTATCAAAGATGAAAATGCAAAACAAGAGAAGTTAGAGAGAGACCGCATGCAGCAGATAACAAATTTGATCACCAACTGTTTAAATAAGGACTTGCCAGCCATGTTTGAGAAATCCTTAAAGAAGGAAATAGCTGCAGTTGGCCCTGTTGTGGCTCGTGCTATTAGTCCCACTCTGGAGAAAAGTATATCTTCTGCTATTACAGAGTCATTCCAG AAAGGCATTGGGGAGAGGGCAGTGAATCATTTGGAGAAGTCAGTCAGTTCAAAACTTGAAGCAACAGTGGCCAGGCAAATCCAAGCACAATTTCAAACTACTGGAAAGCAAGCACTTCAG GATGCACTGAGATCTAGCTTGGAAACTTCTGTTATTCCAGCATTTGAGATGTCATGCAAATCAATGTTTGAGCAAATTGATGTCACATTTCATAAAGGGCTAATAGAACACACAGGAACTGCTCAGCAGCAATTTGAAAATTCACATTCTTCCCTTGCTGCTGCTCTACAG GAAGCTATTAAATCTGCAACTTCAATCACACAAACCTTAAGTGGTGAACTGGCCAACGCGCAACGAAATCTTCTAGCTATAGCAGCTGCAGGTGGCAACTCCAATGCAGGAAATCCCTTGGTTTCACAATTGAGTAATGGACCACTGACTCATCTGCATGAGATG CCTGAGGCACACTTAGATCCAACTAAAGAGTTAGCAAGATTGATAgctgaaaagaaatatgaagaagcATTCACCTCAGCCCTGCATAGAAGCGATGTCTCTATAGTTTCCTGGTTGTGTTCTCAG GTTAATCTGCAAGGGATATTGTCAATGAAACCATGTCCACTGAGCCAAGGAGTATTGCTGGCACTTTTTCAGCAACTGGCTTGTGATATCAACAAGGAAACAAGTAGAAAGCTTGTATGGATGACTGATGTAGCTGTTGCCATAATCCCCTCGGATCCGACAATAGCCATGCATGTGGTATCAATCTTTAGACAGGTGTCTCAGATTGTGGATCATTTACAAAGCATGTCCACGACATCTGCCTCAGAAACCGCCAGCATCCGGGTTCTTAAGTTTGTCATAAACAGTGTGTTGAACTGTAAATGA
- the LOC107891944 gene encoding CBL-interacting serine/threonine-protein kinase 1 isoform X1, translating into MGSKRTAEENKKKGILQLGNYELGRNLGEGNFGKVKLAKNLHSGLTFAVKILEKSKLIQLSIADQIKREIATLKLLKHPNVVRLHEVLASKTKIYMVLEYATGGELFVRIASKGKLSEAEGRKFFQQLIDGVSYCHNKGVFHRDLKLENVLIDDKGNIKISDFGLSALPQHIREDGLLHTTCGSPNYVAPEILANRGYDGATSDIWSCGVILYVILTGYLPFDDRNLAVLYQKIFKGDPQIPKWLSPGARNMIRRILDPNPETRITMTGIKEDDWFKQDYTPAVPDDEEEDIYIDDEAFSMCEVGCDGGRSQESPTLINAFQLIGMSSCLDLSGFFEKEDVSERKIRFTSNRSGKDLLAKIQDTVTEMGFRVQMRNGKLKATQEHTVQKRLASLSVAAEVFEISPSLYVVELRKSYGDSTVYRQLCTKLFNDFGDPQGQGLVSTEA; encoded by the exons ATGGGCAGCAAGAGAACAGCGGAGGAGAACAAGAAGAAAGGAATTTTGCAATTAGGAAATTACGAATTAGGGAGGAATCTCGGCGAAGGAAATTTCGGCAAAGTTAAATTGGCTAAGAATCTCCATTCCGGCCTCACTTTCGCCGTTAAGATCCTCGAAAAGTCCAAGCTCATTCAACTCAGCATCGCCGATCAG ATAAAGAGAGAAATCGCTACTTTGAAACTCCTCAAACATCCTAACGTGGTTCGCTTACACGAG GTGTTGGCAAGCAAAACCAAGATTTACATGGTCCTAGAGTACGCAACTGGAGGGGAATTGTTTGTCAGAATT GCATCCAAAGGGAAGCTATCAGAAGCAGAAGGAAGAAAGTTCTTCCAGCAATTAATTGATGGTGTTAGTTATTGTCACAACAAAGGTGTTTTCCACAGGGATCTTAAG cTGGAAAATGTTCTGATTGATGATAAAGGGAACATAAAGATATCTGATTTTGGCCTTAGTGCATTGCCTCAACATATTAGG GAGGATGGCTTACTGCATACAACATGTGGAAGTCCAAACTACGTCGCGCCAGAGATTTTGGCAAATAGAGGGTATGATGGTGCCACTTCAGACATATGGTCATGTGGTGTCATCTTATATGTCATTCTCACCGGTTATCTCCCTTTCGATGATAGAAACCTTGCAGTTCTTTATCAAAAG ATTTTCAAAGGGGATCCTCAGATCCCGAAATGGTTGTCACCTGGGGCTCGGAACATGATAAGAAGGATTCTTGACCCAAACCCTGAAACCAGGATAACAATGACGGGTATCAAGGAAGATGACTGGTTCAAGCAAGACTATACTCCTGCTGTACCTGATGATGAGGAAGaagatatatatattgatgatGAAGCTTTCTCAATGTGTGAAGTG GGTTGTGATGGAGGTAGGAGTCAAGAATCACCTACTCTCATTAATGCTTTTCAGTTGATAGGAATGTCATCGTGCCTAGACCTTTCTGGTTTCTTTGAGAAGGAG GATGTATCTGAAAGGAAGATCAGATTTACCTCAAATCGTTCGGGTAAAGATTTGCTTGCAAAGATCCAAGACACCGTGACAGAGATGGGATTTCGAGTCCAAATGAGAAACGGAAAG TTGAAAGCAACGCAAGAGCACACGGTCCAAAAACGTCTTGCCAGTCTTTCAGTTGCAGCTGAG GTGTTTGAGATAAGTCCGTCATTGTACGTAGTTGAATTAAGAAAATCATATGGCGATTCTACAGTTTATAGACAG TTATGTACAAAGCTATTTAATGACTTTGGCGATCCTCAGGGCCAAGGCCTGGTGTCCACAGAAGCTTGA
- the LOC107891944 gene encoding CBL-interacting serine/threonine-protein kinase 1 isoform X2, translating to MGSKRTAEENKKKGILQLGNYELGRNLGEGNFGKVKLAKNLHSGLTFAVKILEKSKLIQLSIADQIKREIATLKLLKHPNVVRLHEVLASKTKIYMVLEYATGGELFVRIASKGKLSEAEGRKFFQQLIDGVSYCHNKGVFHRDLKLENVLIDDKGNIKISDFGLSALPQHIREDGLLHTTCGSPNYVAPEILANRGYDGATSDIWSCGVILYVILTGYLPFDDRNLAVLYQKIFKGDPQIPKWLSPGARNMIRRILDPNPETRITMTGIKEDDWFKQDYTPAVPDDEEEDIYIDDEAFSMCEVGCDGGRSQESPTLINAFQLIGMSSCLDLSGFFEKEDVSERKIRFTSNRSGKDLLAKIQDTVTEMGFRVQMRNGKLKATQEHTVQKRLASLSVAAEVFEISPSLYVVELRKSYGDSTVYRQGQGLVSTEA from the exons ATGGGCAGCAAGAGAACAGCGGAGGAGAACAAGAAGAAAGGAATTTTGCAATTAGGAAATTACGAATTAGGGAGGAATCTCGGCGAAGGAAATTTCGGCAAAGTTAAATTGGCTAAGAATCTCCATTCCGGCCTCACTTTCGCCGTTAAGATCCTCGAAAAGTCCAAGCTCATTCAACTCAGCATCGCCGATCAG ATAAAGAGAGAAATCGCTACTTTGAAACTCCTCAAACATCCTAACGTGGTTCGCTTACACGAG GTGTTGGCAAGCAAAACCAAGATTTACATGGTCCTAGAGTACGCAACTGGAGGGGAATTGTTTGTCAGAATT GCATCCAAAGGGAAGCTATCAGAAGCAGAAGGAAGAAAGTTCTTCCAGCAATTAATTGATGGTGTTAGTTATTGTCACAACAAAGGTGTTTTCCACAGGGATCTTAAG cTGGAAAATGTTCTGATTGATGATAAAGGGAACATAAAGATATCTGATTTTGGCCTTAGTGCATTGCCTCAACATATTAGG GAGGATGGCTTACTGCATACAACATGTGGAAGTCCAAACTACGTCGCGCCAGAGATTTTGGCAAATAGAGGGTATGATGGTGCCACTTCAGACATATGGTCATGTGGTGTCATCTTATATGTCATTCTCACCGGTTATCTCCCTTTCGATGATAGAAACCTTGCAGTTCTTTATCAAAAG ATTTTCAAAGGGGATCCTCAGATCCCGAAATGGTTGTCACCTGGGGCTCGGAACATGATAAGAAGGATTCTTGACCCAAACCCTGAAACCAGGATAACAATGACGGGTATCAAGGAAGATGACTGGTTCAAGCAAGACTATACTCCTGCTGTACCTGATGATGAGGAAGaagatatatatattgatgatGAAGCTTTCTCAATGTGTGAAGTG GGTTGTGATGGAGGTAGGAGTCAAGAATCACCTACTCTCATTAATGCTTTTCAGTTGATAGGAATGTCATCGTGCCTAGACCTTTCTGGTTTCTTTGAGAAGGAG GATGTATCTGAAAGGAAGATCAGATTTACCTCAAATCGTTCGGGTAAAGATTTGCTTGCAAAGATCCAAGACACCGTGACAGAGATGGGATTTCGAGTCCAAATGAGAAACGGAAAG TTGAAAGCAACGCAAGAGCACACGGTCCAAAAACGTCTTGCCAGTCTTTCAGTTGCAGCTGAG GTGTTTGAGATAAGTCCGTCATTGTACGTAGTTGAATTAAGAAAATCATATGGCGATTCTACAGTTTATAGACAG GGCCAAGGCCTGGTGTCCACAGAAGCTTGA
- the LOC107891941 gene encoding probable sugar phosphate/phosphate translocator At3g17430: protein MINKPLVLTYLYLLIYVLLSSGVILYNKWVLSPKYFNFPFPITLTMFHMAFSGLFAFFLIRVFKVVAPVKMTFEIYATCVVPISAFFASSLWLGNTAYLHISVAFIQMLKALMPVATISMGVLCGTDKPRCDVFLNMVLVSVGVVISSYGEIHFNIVGTVYQVTGIFAEALRLVLTQVLLQKKGLTLNPITSLYYIAPCSFVFLFVPWCLLEKPGMAVSLIQFNFWIFFSNALCALALNLSTFLVIGRTGAVTIRVAGVLKDWILIALSTVIFPESTITGLNIIGYAIALCGVVMYNYIKVKDGRASQLPSDSIPERFTKDRDWKLDKRSSAIINPNSNSDSNEGNFNGSEMNDEEAPLVSSRLSHFGRSFSNHTK, encoded by the exons ATGATAAACAAGCCGCTTGTATTGACTTATCTCTACCTATTGATTTACGTTTTGCTTTCTTCCGGAGTTATACTGTACAACAAG TGGGTTCTCTCTCCCAAGTACTTCAATTTTCCGTTCCCTATAACGTTGACAATGTTTCACATGGCGTTCTCCGGACTCTTTGCATTTTTTCTTATCCGTGTTTTCAAG GTTGTAGCTCCTGTTAAAATGACATTTGAAAT ATATGCAACATGTGTAGTACCCATAAGTGCCTTCTTTGCATCAAGTCTTTG GTTGGGTAACACTGCCTATTTGCATATATCTGTGGCTTTTATCCAGATGCTCAAAGCTCTAA TGCCAGTGGCAACCATTTCCATGGGTGTTCTGTGTGGCACTGACAAACCAAGGTGCGATGTGTTCTTAAACATGGTGCTGGTCAGCGTTGGAGTTGTCATTTCCTCATATGGGGAAATTCATTTTAATATAGTTGGCACAGTTTATCAGGTCACGGGCATCTTTGCTGAAGCTCTTAGGCTTGTCTTAACTCAAGTACTCCTGCAAAAGAAGGGCTTGACTCTAAATCCAATTACCAGTTTATATTACATTGCACCATGCAG TTTTGTATTTCTTTTTGTGCCTTGGTGTTTACTGGAGAAGCCTGGGATGGCAGTTTCACTGATACAGTTCAATTTTTGGATCTTCTTCTCCAATGCTCTTTGTGCTCTAGCTCTGAACTTGTCAACATTCTTAGTAATTGGAAGAACTGGAGCTGTCACCATCAGGGTGGCTGGTGTTCTAAAAGACTGGATACTGATTGCCCTTTCCACTGTTATTTTTCCGGAGTCTACCATAACTGGGCTCAATATAATTGGATATGCCATCG CTCTCTGTGGCGTTGTTATGTATAATTACATAAAGGTTAAGGATGGTCGTGCTTCTCAGCTACCTTCGGATAGTATCCCAGAGAGATTCACGAAG GATCGGGATTGGAAGTTGGATAAGAGATCATCAGCCATAATCAACCCCAATAGCAATAGTGATAGCAATGAAGGGAACTTCAATGGGTCAGAAATGAATGATGAAGAAGCGCCTCTAGTTTCATCAAGGCTATCACATTTTGGACGTTCATTCAGCAACCATACCAAATGA